A segment of the Spodoptera frugiperda isolate SF20-4 chromosome 29, AGI-APGP_CSIRO_Sfru_2.0, whole genome shotgun sequence genome:
aggatttgccttcaacagttttctgatggcagttaaaggcttaacgTACGTcagcaaaaaataaacatttttattattattgatttatatagcaataaataagtcaaaaaaCGACATTTCGATAGCtaatcaaatttattttattgattcattaataaattaagatatCAGTGCGGTtgccacatacatacataaaaatttaatttttaacaactggcttaatataatctttaagaAAATCGAAAAACCGTACTGCAAAACGATGTacctatttacaataaatagcTTAAATATGACAAATACGACTACATATGTAACAAAATCTTAATTAATCCAAGTATCCCATGTGTAGTTGTGCAAACTAGGCGCAGACATGCGGTCGATAGAAGCCGGTGCAATTCTAGGAATCCtctttgacatttcaatatccAGTAGTGCTTGCATGGTTGTAACCAATTCTGGGTAAGTTGAGGACAGATCTGTTGTTTCACATGGATCCTCTATTATATTGAAGAGACATACCGTATCTGGAAatgataaaagtaattaattagatatattGCTAACTATAGCTTAGTAAATACGTCACATAGTAGAAGTGacgaagtgtgggagagccatgcttaagtacggcacgaatgagccgacTCAACtgtagtgataccacgacctcaaagaaaaccgacatgaaacagcgcttgcgttgtgtgagtgaggatacctgcggcccaattacccctttaccaatcctcgattccccaacaaactttaaaatcctaactctcaaaaggcctgcaacgcacttgtagcacctttggtgtttcaattatccatgggcggcggcgattgcttatcatcaggtgatacgtcagcacGTTTAAGGgctcattaattaaaaaaaagacccATAAATTAAACAGATAAACTTACCGTTACTAGGATAACATATAGAAGTAGCAGATGCATCGCAATTGATTATCGTCTTATTCCTCAAACTCAAGAAGTCCATATCGAAAGTTCGACCGATTGAGTGAAGTGCACCAAATACTTTGCTGTCAGCAATAGTATCGATATATGAAGGCGGACTGCCAATGAGGCCTCTGAGATCACCGCCCAAATATTCACTGTGGCTTTGAATGGGTTCACCAGTTATCATTTTATAGTCTCCATACGTTATTGATGCGTATCCTGTGTAATCATCGATTTCGACCATCGTTTTCCTTTGCGACGCTGAATTAGAATTGATACTTTCCCATTGGTCAACTCCATCGATGTCTGTAGGTGGTTCTACGCCCGCAGCACTTAATAAAGTTGGTAGCCAATCCGTGACGTGCATGTATCCATCCCAATAATGATTTGTGTTGTTCAAGTTTGCACTCCACAGTAGCCCGACAACTCTCACGCCACCCTCGTATGGTGACATTTTAATTCCTCTCAATGGATAGTTTGAAGCATAATTTGCGAAAAGTCCAGTCGTCATACCTCCATTGTCGGCAGCGAACACAATAATCGTGTTTTCTAAAATTCCTTTATCTTGTAAGGCTTTAACGATATCGCCGACGCTATCATCGAGTTTCTTCACCATGgctaaaaattttaaatatttgttgttatagCTAAAGTATCTAATTCAAAAGGTCTTTTAtcttttaaacgttgccccacattagtattttctcctgtgtcgtgggagcgtttacaaacatacaatttcacatgcacatgacacccagacccgaaacaacaatttgtgggtcacacaaagagttgctccgtgcgggaatcgaacccgctacacgttgcacggcagccagttgcccagctaccgcgccaaccgtgcagtcgaaaagGTGGTATAGAGTTTTTAGAAAGTAATAATTACCAGCATACATTCTTCTGTCGGGTGACTCGATGTACCTCAACTCTCTGACTACTTCTGGTGGTGCCTGCAGTACAACGGTATCACCGCCAGCATGAGGAGCGTTGTGGGTAACCATCAGGAATAGAGGATTGGATGAATCGTGATCATCAATAACTGAAATGAAAAATAGTGTTATGAAGAAccaaagcaacgtcacgccttttatccccgaaagggtaggcagaggtgcacattacggctaatgccgctatacaatgtacacccacttttcaccatacgGTACGTAATGCAACTACAATCTACACCCccttttaaccatttgtgttataagacccatgtaataggggtgagcctattgcctatatactgggcacaatccagactccgtgctagtactgagaaaatttcgaaaaactgaaaagtaacagtaatactttgctccaCCCGGGTATCGAACTCGATCCCCTAGTCTAACagacgcacttgcgaccactcgaccaacgagacagtctaaAATGCTTCCACTATATTAAAACCCATGCTTCAATACAGTGACCAAAGTACTAACAAGATTTGGAATCTTTTCTTTAATCCGCTAATTTACCTTTAACAGCTTCCTCTGTGTATACATCAGTAATGTAACCTTCAACGTCCCAAGCAGCAGTAAGATTCCTGAACAACGCTAGTCCTGAAACTGGACCGTCTTCCCACTAAAACCAGAATTCATTTTATTAGttggtgtttttgtttttgttgatgaAAGTGAAACGTTACACAGCAGgagtcatgccttttatccccaagaggtaaggcagaggtgcacattacgacacgtaacgCCTTGCCAAAATGGTATGCAAGAGTCGATTGGTTGGTTGCTTGGTTGGTGGTAGAAAGAATTAATATaaaggataaaaaatatttttaggtcgGGAAAATTCTCTAAACCTTAATTAGTCTTAGTCTTActaattttagtataaaaacgttgcctcacactagaattttcgcctgtatcgtgggtgcttttacaaacatacatgttcacatacacatgacacccagacccaaaacaactatttgagatcacacaaagatttgctccatgcgggaatcgaacccgctacacgttgcgcggcagccggttacctagccaccgcgccaaccgtgcagtcaattgatTTAATGAGGATATTTATAAGTTTAGAATACAATAGCTTAGTTTTTGATATACTCACAACTTCTGTAACAGTGTATTCATAATAATCTATGTAGCCACCCCTATGCCCAATATAAGTATCAAACCCTCTACTGGTTGGTAAATATTCTCGCCTGGAACTGCCCGCATGCCATTTACCAACCAAATGAGTTGAATAACCGACGTCTTTGAAATATTGTGGTAATAACCTCACATTGGTGGGAATACTCCGATCTTCACTCATTCCCAGAGGATTGCCTTGCATTCCTGGAATATACATATGTggtagaatatttattattttcgctTATAGAACGTCTAAGAGAAAACATTTACTTTTAACAAACAATGTCTGTACCAGAATTTCCGACTAAAAGGAAAGCAATTTATTGTAAACTATAACATCAGCGCCATCTACTATGCTAGAAAAAAGcgaatttatatatttttttaataaacgtttgcccttctcctgtgccgtggagACCCGAATCAAGAATTTATAAATCACACAAGTAATCAataagttgctccgtgcgggaatcgaacccgctttctgtcgcacggcagccagttgcccagcctccgtgccaaccgtgcaatcaaataACAGAAATTAAATTGCGACACAATTTGACATAGAATTTTAcgattaacactttaaacgccacgggggtcaccggtgaccgacgttagcggaggatttggcttcaacagttttcttttggcagtcaaagacttaagtaaaCATTTCGTCTGTTGtaacattaaatacatatttcatacctgtcttatatgaatattttCCAGTAAGGAGTGCAGCTCGTGAAGGAGTACATATCGCGTGGCTGTAGTACCTCCCGAATGCCACTCCGGAATACGCCAACGAGTCAATGTTTGGTGTCAAAATTTGATCCGAGCCGTGAAAACTGACGTCGTTCCATCcctaaaatataacttaacatCATGATATTGTTCTCCAAAAGATATGACGTAGGTATGTTATCTGAAAAGACGTTTTATTAGGCACAATTCTCAAATTCCATGCATGTATTTTGTCACTGCAACTCCCATAAAGTCCCATCTCTGCATCATCTAATGATCAACTATTAAACAATGTAACTAAGCTAAGACATTAAGTTCGCCTGTgcatagttttaagtttaagaTAAACAACAAATTtattcatcatcaacagcctataattgggcactgctgaccaaaggcgcACGCTTGGTCAATGCGGATtcgcgatttcaaacttataattagaaattataagcccaggtttcctcacgatgttttccttcatcgtttgtcagtggtgtctaagtaatgttagatagtacatataacttggaaaaagtcacattggtacttgccgttagtgagtttcgaacccgcaccctcatgtgTGAGAAGTGAGtgtcttaagcctccgggccaccGCGACATAAATACGACATAAGCTAATtagtattatataattaaatacaataaagagAATATTAAAGCGTAACTTACCAGATCATCAGCCAGTATAAAAACGATGTTTGGCTTGCTTGCATCACAGTAGGATGCTATGAAGCCGGTGAATATAAGGACCGGCAGCACACTAAGAAGTCCCATTCTAAAACATTGGTTGTTGTAACACTAGGTTTATTGATCTTtgtttaacactttaaacgccggtggtcaccggtgaccgacgttagcggaggatttgccttcaacagttttctattggcagtcaaagacttaataaatgCACGAAAATCAACTACCGACAAATTGCTTCGCAGCTTGGCACATTATATTATTCtagttacaaaattatgtatcgTTACTTTATGAATGAgaagaataaacaaaaattgactttggaataaattaatatcctCTGACCGGTTTCAATCACGGTAACCAGTCCGAAACTAGATTAAACAAGTACGTAGACGTGCTAATATACACATTTTTCTGTGTCCTGTGTCTTAACTAAGTATCTAAATTCGATGTGATGACAATGATACGTGACTGGCAAGAGATAAGTTGTATGTTCATTTTTGTCAGACAAACTGTCTGTTATACATATTGTATtgcatatacaaacatacataagcCATCATAAATTTACGTATGTAAAGTTATGT
Coding sequences within it:
- the LOC118268295 gene encoding arylsulfatase J-like yields the protein MGLLSVLPVLIFTGFIASYCDASKPNIVFILADDLGWNDVSFHGSDQILTPNIDSLAYSGVAFGRYYSHAICTPSRAALLTGKYSYKTGMQGNPLGMSEDRSIPTNVRLLPQYFKDVGYSTHLVGKWHAGSSRREYLPTSRGFDTYIGHRGGYIDYYEYTVTEVWEDGPVSGLALFRNLTAAWDVEGYITDVYTEEAVKVIDDHDSSNPLFLMVTHNAPHAGGDTVVLQAPPEVVRELRYIESPDRRMYAAMVKKLDDSVGDIVKALQDKGILENTIIVFAADNGGMTTGLFANYASNYPLRGIKMSPYEGGVRVVGLLWSANLNNTNHYWDGYMHVTDWLPTLLSAAGVEPPTDIDGVDQWESINSNSASQRKTMVEIDDYTGYASITYGDYKMITGEPIQSHSEYLGGDLRGLIGSPPSYIDTIADSKVFGALHSIGRTFDMDFLSLRNKTIINCDASATSICYPSNDTVCLFNIIEDPCETTDLSSTYPELVTTMQALLDIEMSKRIPRIAPASIDRMSAPSLHNYTWDTWIN